From a single Hypanus sabinus isolate sHypSab1 chromosome 7, sHypSab1.hap1, whole genome shotgun sequence genomic region:
- the si:ch211-256a21.4 gene encoding uncharacterized protein si:ch211-256a21.4 gives MWRNERRYRWLQTISGIIGSVALIYSVCYPDWYGGKGLWDTADVAQFSRAVETERVLGAIACMMAGTSICLCLLFLFCWDPETNAKSKMNPERTLHPGKLLLVLLMPTAIVYLIPWLSFTIRHKEQIKDDFTRLGYAYWMGIYSCFTLLVILPSIYLKEQCSLPEPAPIMNRTSVSSESECSLV, from the exons ATGTGGAGGAACGAACGGAGGTATCGGTGGCTGCAAACCATCTCGGGGATCATCGGCTCCGTCGCTCTAATCTACTCGGTTTGCTACCCCGACTGGTACGGGGGGAAAGGGCTGTGGGACACGGCGGATGTCGCACAGTTCAGCCGAG CTGTGGAAACAGAGCGTGTGCTAGGAGCAATAGCATGTATGATGGCAGGCACTTCCATCTGCCTCTGTCTGCTGTTCCTCTTTTGCTGGGATCCGGAAACTAACGCTAAGTCCAAGATGAATCCTGAACGAACACTGCACCCTGGAAAACTGCTACTTGTACTACTGATGCCAACTG CTATTGTATATCTTATCCCATGGTTGTCATTCACAATTCGTCACAAGGAACAGATCAAGGATGATTTCACAAGACTTGGCTACGCATATTGGATGGGGATTTATTCTTGTTTCACTTTGTTAGTTATTTTGCCAAGTATCTACTTAAAAGAACAGTGCTCACTTCCAGAACCAGCGCCTATAATGAACAGGACCTCGGTTTCAAGTGAATCTGAATGCAGTCTTGTCTAA